The following proteins are encoded in a genomic region of Candida albicans SC5314 chromosome 4, complete sequence:
- a CDS encoding uncharacterized protein (Protein of unknown function; Rgt1, Hap43-repressed; flow model biofilm induced; Spider biofilm induced): MSENITSTTSATAANTNTNTPTSTTTTTTTTATHSKSNYYNPSLIHHSIYNNNNNNGTAGSTGPIKTIAAATSTSAAPTTNTDSGKSSVSSISASNSIFSEAPEVNSHHYYSHPPHQHFPFMTNNNHHHHSNVNVGGIPTSGYPFPQPNASPTTTIAGTITSHSNGTPESQQQQPLVAPPPQSQPTVSASLPQFQNQIVSGTGASTNPPLNPRISAKFTNNDIQILRQLLLAGEKHKWKQITKELNSSTNHNAHIVAAISAAAIKSRSLVNNYDSNNNINDNTPTTNLHHSFGYHHLQQQQHSLEQKSLGHRVGNGTTGSSSSASSGSISGNSPSTIPAKNVSPTFVVKQYQQLLGLPNNALYFGTLGSSLPYVVAENGWDDIGPEAVNYQF, from the coding sequence ATGTCAGAAAACATTACTTCTACTACTTCTGCTACTGCTGcaaatacaaatacaaaCACCCCAACAtccaccactaccactactacaACCACAGCGACTCACAGCAAAAGCAATTATTATAATCCTAGTTTGATCCATCATAgcatttataataataataataataacgGTACTGCTGGATCGACAGGaccaataaaaacaatagcGGCAGCGACATCAACATCAGCTGCACCTACAACAAATACAGATTCAGGTAAATCTTCAGTTTCAAGTATATCCGCCagtaattcaatattttcagAAGCACCAGAAGTAAATTCACATCATTACTACTCACATCCCCCCCATCAACACTTTCCATTCATGACAAACAAtaatcatcaccaccataGTAATGTTAATGTTGGTGGTATTCCCACTTCAGGCTACCCTTTCCCACAACCTAATGCTTCAcctacaacaacaatagcaGGTACCATAACTTCACATAGCAATGGTACACCCGAATcacagcagcaacaaccTCTTGTGGCACCTCCACCACAATCACAACCAACTGTGTCAGCTTCACTAccacaatttcaaaatcaaatagtCTCGGGAACAGGAGCTTCTACAAATCCTCCTCTTAATCCTCGAATTAGTGCCAAATTCactaataatgatattcaGATATTACGTCAGTTATTGTTAGCTGGTGAAAAGCATAAATGGAAACAAATCAccaaagaattgaattcatCAACTAATCACAATGCGCACATAGTTGCAGCAATAAGTGCTGCTGCTATTAAATCAAGAAGTCTTGTTAATAACTATGACAGTAACAATAacattaatgataatacaCCTACAACTAATCTACATCATAGTTTTGGATACCACCACcttcagcaacaacaacatagTTTGGAACAGAAATCATTAGGTCATAGAGTAGGCAATGGTACTACTGgctcttcttcttctgcttCTAGTGGGAGTATTTCTGGAAATTCACCTTCAACAATACCAGCAAAGAACGTTTCTCCAACATTTGTTGTTAAACAGTATCAGCAATTATTGGGACTTCCTAATAATGCATTATATTTTGGTACCTTAGGTAGTTCTTTGCCTTATGTTGTTGCTGAGAATGGATGGGATGACATTGGACCAGAAGCAGTAAACTATCAGTTCTAA
- the PGA49 gene encoding Pga49p (Putative GPI-anchored protein) has product MNYITSLLLLSSNTFLHPTTTYLQSMNDSIVLVTSSVSTELTTLGYDPISTISGVNGTNNIDYIKLLNDTNSTFVQLDNSDTDIDDSSSNSEDVSSNDEQIALMNSSSDFSDESDEGNDSDDNGDEVENMENNQANESDTQNENDRVLNYDTSSSENENENENENENQLEQEHQHYYYKNRSKFYNHFLRYPEVVINNNDDRAELASTKNNLLVRSPKSNNRRLIGSSRKKTLKSKSKSKSSKLKHKSRKSHKRRPKLLKSKDVETNEITTVEVITLTITKVLARHDLAAIVTPIQQHQSGHLIIGYPLPIATKSRLHGYYKSSGVLKEVDANPTEEYDSGDGKENTQQNPIPEKMRLPTNDDPYSLKPTHHYDPSATMQNPHKQFTNRTGNFEIPTNVQDIDDITFPIDLSSSDSTSNLYSILPMNQTNLPDVNTLSLAPGTGSVPPRYSNHHSEFTVERPPRPSRTKKRPRIKAKKTMKVSTQISSAMSKSIHITRIGSTSSGIASGITNIVIPNSSSSIYDNYQDSSSDKQPVSLSMPTKTITMTTDTTSEPVTITEKLDKPKFPDIFTIIRSKLLSKKPQETKLHSPTSTDTKSSKLMSSSSSNNNKPEISKTTKEYNQTQESTSYNTTKAVPKTSVVSSTTSTKPNDQGNNILNSFIQFTETIHSRIRFPTADDNNNNAGNNYHRRFTGVVLPENRQFVFRSASQNLSFSVLGLIILLLLLPGLLIIIM; this is encoded by the coding sequence ATGAATTACATTACTTCGTTATTGTTGCTCTCAAGTAATACTTTCTTAcatccaacaacaacctaCTTACAATCCATgaatgattcaattgttcttgTGACATCTTCAGTCTCCACAGAATTGACAACACTTGGTTATGATCccatatcaacaatttctggAGTTAACGGCACAAACAATATCGACTATATAAAGTTGTTAAACGATACTAATTCCACGTTTGTTCAATTGGATAATTCCGATACAGATATCGACGATAGCTCATCCAATTCTGAAGATGTCTCTTCCAATGATGAGCAAATAGCACTAATGAATTCTTCCAGTGATTTTTCTGATGAAAGTGACGAGGGCAATGATAGTGACGACAATGGTGATGAAGTTGAAAATATGGAAAACAATCAAGCTAACGAGAGCGATActcaaaatgaaaatgatagAGTGTTAAATTATGATACTAGTAGTAGCGAAAATgagaatgaaaatgaaaatgaaaatgaaaaccaGTTGGAACAGGAACATCAAcactattattataaaaataGACTGAAGTTCTATAATCATTTTTTACGTTATCCAGAAGTGGTaataaacaacaatgaCGATAGAGCTGAGCTAGCATCGACGAAGAATAATCTATTAGTCAGACTGCCAAAACTGAACAACAGAAGATTAATTGGAAGttcaagaaagaaaaccctcaaatccaaatccaaatccaaatcatcCAAGTTGAAGCATAAATCTAGAAAATCACATAAAAGAAGACCTAAGCTTCTCAAATCAAAAGATGTCGAAACAAATGAGATCACCACAGTTGAAGTGATCACATTAACTATCACAAAAGTACTAGCTAGACACGATTTGGCAGCAATAGTAACGccaattcaacaacatcaaagTGGCCACTTGATTATTGGTTACCCATTACCCATAGCAACTAAAAGTAGACTCCATGGCTATTATAAATCTAGTGGTGTTTTAAAGGAAGTTGATGCAAATCCGACAGAAGAATATGATTCTGGTGATGGAAAGGAAAATACACAACAAAATCCAATTCCAGAAAAGATGAGGCTTCCAACAAATGATGATCCTTATTCTCTTAAGCCAACACATCATTATGACCCATCTGCAACAATGCAAAACCCCCACAAACAGTTTACCAATAGGACTGGgaattttgaaataccAACAAATGTACAAGATATTGATGACATTACCTTCCCTATTGATTTATCCAGTCTGGATTCCACACTGAATTTGTATTCAATACTACCAATGAATCAAACTAATCTACCAGATGTTAACACACTATCACTAGCACCAGGAACTGGATCCGTGCCTCCTCGTTATTCTAATCATCATAGTGAATTCACCGTTGAAAGACCACCACGACCAAGTCGAACTAAAAAAAGACCTCGTATTAAAGCTAAGAAGACTATGAAAGTGTCAACACAAATATCTTCTGCTATGTCAAAATCAATCCATATCACTAGAATTGGAAGCACATCATCGGGCATTGCTTCTGGTATTACAAATATAGTAATCCCTAATTCAAGCTCCTCGATCTATGACAACTATCAAGATAGTAGTTCTGATAAACAACCAGTATCTTTGTCGATGCCAACAAAGACCATAACCATGACAACTGATACCACTTCTGAACCTGTCACAATCACAGAAAAGTTAGATAAACCAAAATTTCCTGATATTTTCACTATAATAAGGAGCAAACTTTTGAGCAAAAAACCACAAGAAACCAAATTACATTCACCAACTTCAACTGATACAAAGTCCTCCAAGTTGATGTCTAGCAGTAGCagtaataacaataaaccGGAGATTAGCAAAACGACAAAAGAATACAATCAAACTCAGGAAAGCACACTGTACAACACCACAAAGGCAGTTCCTAAAACCAGTGTCgtatcatcaacaacatctaCTAAGCCAAACGACCAAGGcaataatattttaaacTCATTTATACAGTTCACAGAAACAATACACTCTCGAATTCGGTTCCCAACTGCTgatgacaataataataatgctgGTAATAATTATCATCGTCGATTTACTGGGGTTGTATTGCCAGAAAATCGACAATTTGTATTCCGATCAGCTTCACAAAACCTATCATTTTCGGTGTTAGgattaattattttgttgttactATTACCTGGactattgataattattatgTAG
- the VPS11 gene encoding tethering complex subunit (Protein involved in protein trafficking; putative role in vesicle-target membrane fusion; mutant lacks vacuole; role in hyphal growth, possibly via vacuole expansion into hypha; role in killing of and survival within macrophage), which translates to MSSPTYSPSRTISSPLLSLSSWRQFQLFDYTPIRDPNYHSSHALYSDPTLSCITATTTSYLIIAINHCTIKLINLSDLTCQLTFDAYNIDYRITFIEPIHNSNNLFVTLAEKQGMPSIIKLWDISKLLNLANNENNDSSKNSKLDQSEYRFEFQTQVLVNDHSSGTTGIGDNSYPISCFKFNYDLTCLAIGYTNGKVILVRGDLLRDRGAKQRLIYNSGNNDPITGVQFNETEQVLYVTTTEKLLTVATTGRNHEKPLKILSNKYGANLNCTDIDESNQNLIVGLNDSIQFYDCFTKISTINFKLAKSRIIKCKQYLLIVSPEERNKAGVSETDHGIDKSLMSRIVILDLVNNHISFNLLISDSSISHAFSLSNGTFLLLTTDGVLYKINEKSINQQIEIVLQRELFSVAFNLGQQYKLPNETLLRIQILHGDYLYDQNKFDEAIDVYIKCLELFKKSGKIVEQKQRNNRQDNQTEVEEEEDIDEFIINIITKFKEATNISNLTKFLIRLYEKSLANIDHITLLLCCYCKLKKIDNLNEFIDELDLSIENLQELNYELIINLFKECGFYDQVLKLLYKLNQPNLIVDIQLNDLHKPKLALNYMKTLTIDDLLLILIDHSTNLLDSCPLETTELLINVFTGKYQPNKPNAKYVFDVSNNGNTSTMNQPQKNPEKESSEREKSVDISNYRAFLNYLSLQSEETDNSDNYTESKTSQENPTLLSNKEPTYLPPKPNLIYASFTNHPKEFVIFLEASLEAFNKYDGNIVDKRETLLTLLEIYLSLNKSTGDKEWLDKAETLTRDYNQLLDNQALLLLSHIYNFKPGEVIAQEKSGNEIDLFMSCQLNQDVEGCFEILEKYGDTKPQLYELMLKFIISSKTIFDQIKYEDIQVILEQIKIYKLLTPIELVDILTENPDNEFITLGLVKDYFIDYFQQQTKEISNNTKLIEKYEQESTKNSFKLSELSKPFVIQNNKCSGCNLKLDFPVIHFKCKHSFHQKCLSTNLIATSTESSTSSTPTSMSTSMLNPNNNAVINHNDDDKFTCPICIHKFNDIKNAKLNQYKLGDAANQNKENFDVFINSLHSSNDKFKFVSDYIGKGVMEDQ; encoded by the coding sequence ATGTCTTCACCTACATATTCTCCTTCGAGGACAATATCATCTCCtctattatcattatcatcatgGAGACAGttccaattgtttgattataCACCAATACGAGATCCCAACTATCACTCTTCCCATGCATTGTACTCTGACCCAACATTGAGTTGTATTACAGCCACTACCACTAGTTATTTAATTATCGCCATTAATCATTGCACAATCAAactaatcaatttatccGATTTGACTTGTCAATTGACATTTGATGCTTATAATATCGACTATAGAATCACATTTATTGAACCTATTcataattcaaataatttgtttgtcACATTGGCAGAAAAGCAAGGAATGCCCAGTATTATCAAACTATGggatatttcaaaattattaaacttggccaataatgaaaacaatGACAGCAGTAAAAACTCCAAATTAGATCAATCAGAATatagatttgaatttcaaacaCAAGTGTTAGTCAACGATCATAGTAGTGGTACAACAGGAATCGGAGATAATTCATATCCAATCAGttgttttaaattcaattatgaTTTAACATGTCTTGCCATTGGTTACACTAATGGTAAAGTTATTCTTGTGCGAGGGGATTTATTACGAGATCGAGGGGCTAAACAAAgattaatttataatagtGGTAACAATGATCCAATAACCGGAGTACAATTTAATGAAACTGAACAAGTATTATATGTAACTACCactgaaaaattgttaacGGTAGCGACAACGGGGAGAAATCATGAAAAACctttaaaaatattatccAATAAATATGGAGccaatttgaattgtaCTGATATTGAcgaatcaaatcaaaatttaattgttggattaaatgattcaatACAATTCTATGATTGTTTCACTAAAATACTGacaattaatttcaaactcgctaaatcaagaattatcaaatgcaaacaatatttattgattgttaGTCCcgaagaaagaaataaagCGGGAGTATCTGAAACCGATCATGGCattgataaatcattaatgtCGAGAATAGTTATTTTGGATTTAGTCAACAACCATATTTCGTTTAATCTACTTATTTCTGACAGTTCAATTTCTCATGCATTTAGTTTATCAAATGGAACATTCTTGCTATTGACTACCGATGGAGTATTGtataaaatcaatgaaaaatcaatcaaccaacaaattgaaattgttctACAAAGAGAATTGTTTTCCGTTGCATTCAATTTGGGCcaacaatataaattaCCTAATGAAACATTATTaagaattcaaatattaCATGGTGATTATTTATATGATCAGAATAAATTTGACGAGGCAATAGATGTGTATATAAAATGCcttgaattgtttaaaaaGAGTGGCAAGATAGTAGAACAGAAACAGAGAAATAATCGCCAGGATAATCAAActgaagttgaagaagaagaagatatcgatgaattcattatcaatataattACTAAATTCAAAGAAGCTACAAATATATCTAATTTAACAAAGTTTTTGATTCGATTATATGAAAAATCACTTGCTAATATTGATCATAttactttattattatgttgCTATTGTAAGTTAAAGAAGATTGACAATCTAAATGAATTTATCGATGAATTggatttatcaattgaaaatttgcaagaattgaattatgaattaattattaatttatttaaagaATGTGGATTTTATGATCAAGTGTTAAAATTActttataaattaaatcaaccCAATTTAATTGTcgatattcaattgaatgatcTTCATAAACCGAAATTGGCATTGAACTATATGAAGACATTAACcattgatgatttgttattgattttaatcGATCATTCAACAAACTTATTGGATTCATGCCCGCTTGAAACTACCgaattattgattaatgTGTTTACTGGTAAATATCAACCTAATAAACCCAATGCCAAATATGTTTTTGATGTGTCTAACAATGGAAATACTTCCACCATGAACCAACCCCAGAAAAATCCCGAAAAGGAATCACTGGAAAGAGAAAAGTCAGTTGATATATCTAATTATAGAgcatttttaaattatttatcttTACAACTGGAGGAAACTGACAATAGTGATAACTATACCGAAAGTAAAACTAGTCAAGAGAACCcaacattattatcaaacaaaGAACCGACGTATTTGCCACCCAAACCGAACTTGATTTATGCCAGCTTTACTAACCACCCTAAGGAATTTGTGATTTTTCTTGAGGCGAGTCTCGAAGCATTCAATAAATATGATGgtaatattgttgataaacGGGAAACTCTATTAACATTATTAGAGATATACTTGTCATTGAATAAATCTACTGGCGACAAGGAATGGTTAGATAAAGCCGAAACATTAACACGAGATTATAACCAGTTATTAGATAATCAAgcattgttattgttgagtcatatttataatttcaaacCTGGTGAAGTGATTGCTCAAGAGAAAAGTGGGAATGAAATAGATTTGTTTATGAGTTGTCAATTGAACCAAGATGTGGAAGGatgttttgaaattttagaaaaataCGGTGACACCAAACCTCAATTATATGAACTAATGctcaaatttataatttcatcGAAAACCATATTTGATCAGATTAAATATGAAGATATCCAAGTAATACTtgaacaaatcaaaatttataaattattaactCCCATTGAATTGGTTGATATATTAACAGAAAACCctgataatgaatttattacaTTAGGATTAGTTAAAgattattttattgattatttccaacaacaaactaaagaaatttccaataataCTAAATTGATTGAGAAATACGAACAAGAATCAACgaaaaattcttttaaattatcTGAATTGTCGAAACCATTTGTCATTCAGAATAATAAGTGTTCTGGAtgtaatttgaaattggattTCCCCGTGATTCACTTCAAATGTAAACATTCATTCCATCAGAAATGTTTATCGACTAATTTAATTGCCACTTCAACCGAATCACTGACACTGTCAACTCCAACATCAATGTCAACGTCAATGTTGAATCCAAATAATAACGCTGTTATTAACCATaacgatgatgataaattcaCTTGTCCAATATGTATTCATAAATTCAATGATATCAAAAATGctaaattgaatcaatataaACTTGGAGATGCTGCTAATCAGAATAAAGAGAATTTTGatgttttcattaattcattGCATTCtagtaatgataaatttaaatttgtttctgATTATATTGGTAAAGGTGTAATGGAAGATCAATAG